The genomic region ACTTGTCCCATATATATGAGGGCAATACGAGGATTGCCAGACGacttgggccttggggggggggggggggggctttgagGGGCTTGATTGGGTCAACCTTTTTTTTTCCTCCTTTTTGTGATCCTGCGTCCAGCCAATCAATTTGGAgagtccggctatagatgctcttggTCTTTAGGCAAATCCCAGTATGCTCTAGAGAAACAAGTCTTTTCACATTCAGCTGAAATCGTCAAATGAGGTAGTAGTAGTGATACTTTACAATAATCACCACGTCACGTAGTTGCACTCGCTGAAAACCTTAAACGTATGGATTCTTCTACCTAAACTAAACCACTCCGGCGGCATCTTCCACGACGTAAGCGTCGCTGTCACTTGCACGTCCCAAGCATTTTTTTCCCACCAACAGTGATCCGTCTCTCTCGTTGATTGATTAGCCTCTGCTGATAACAAAAGCCGCACCAGCATTTAGTATCACCTCTCACCCTTGTCGTGCCAAGCTGCGATCTAGGAGTAGGTTGCATGCCTGGCGGTGGTACGGTTTACGCGCATAATTTGATTTGTCATGTGTGCAGTGTACACATCACATTTGGAAAAAAGGTGATCTACAGAAATACTCCTCAAACGGAAATTGCCAACGGCCCGAGAAAATGCGGCCACAATAACCTGTTTATATTCCCAAAATGACTAAACTAATAATCTTCAAATGGAAATTGCCAAAATTTAAGTTTTCGGGGCCGGGTAGTCAAACTTTATAATGTTTCACCAAGTATGCGTATACATTGAAAAAATATGAAATACACACAAACAAATATGAATGACCAGAGCCGAGCCCATCAAAGACGGATCTGTTGGAGACGCCGGAgagacacctccacacgcccaccgccgatgctagacgcaccgccagAACAAGGGCTAGTAACTTTGGTTCCCACTCACCAAACGCTGCGTGGGAGATACCGGGCCCAGGCGCCAGAGAGCAATCGACCCAACCCACCCACCGACCCACCCATGCTCTAGTCTACCCTCCACCCACCAACCCACCCGCGCGCGCCCTTGGAAGCCGCCAGCCCCGGGCCCACCCGTCGGCCAACGGCGACGAAGGAACGTGGGTGCGAAAAGGCAACGCCACGCTATTTCTATTTAATCAGGCCGCACCGCAAACCCAACAACACTTGTCGTCCTTCTCCCTCGACCCGCGCATCGCATCGCAGCGCAGGCGGGTCTCGTCGCTCGCTCAGGTCAGGTCAGGTCAGGCTTCCGCTCCCCTCCCGAATCCCCTTCTTCCCGTCGCTCTCTCGCTCGCTTGGTTGTTTCCCGATCTCCGCCGCGACCCCGGCCCGGGCGGGGCGGAGGAACCGAGGCCGGCGAGGCAGTAGCTAGCTATTCTATTCTAggtgggcgggcgggcgggcggattTCCTCCTGCTCTCCGGCGGCGCGTGTTCCTACTCCTACTCCTAGTCCTAGGGGCGGGCGGGGGGCTCAAGCTGCTCAGAGTCAGATCCATGGGGGCGTCGGGAGGGCGCGATGGTTGACCGAGTAATGCCAAGGAATCCCGTCCCGTCCAGATAGGCTGGATGGCTGGGTGGCCCTGTACTACTACTtccttttctctttgttttttttgcATATCAGTTACGCTCAGGCCGTGCCGTCCGTCTCTGATGCTGCAAGCCAATTCTACTGCGTTTTCTGCACTTTGGGCACAACCAAACACTACTATGTCCCCGAGCAGCTAGCACAGCATACTAGGATCTGTGCTCTGCTGTCTTGGTCTCATGGGACTTGGCTGATTGCCCACATAATCTGAATAATTACGTTCCAGCACACCATCGCTGATTTCCTTCCCAGCTCTACTGCTGTACAGCATGCATGGTTGAATTAGCTGCAACTTGCTTGCTTATGGGTTTAATCTGTCATCTCAACCGCATCCGCCCCCGGGCAGAGCATTGCATCTACTCTAATTCACATTTGGAACCTCATTCATACTCGGTTATTAATTGGCTGCTTTGGGATAAATTTCTGAAACTTTTGCTCGCTGCAAACAATTGCTCAAGAGTCAAGCTTACTCTTTCGCCTACtccctccctccgttcctaaatatttgtcttcttagagatttcaaatgggctATCACATACGCATGTATAtggtaaacatattttagagtgtggattcactcattttgctccgtatgtagtcacttgttgaaatctatagaaagacgaatgtttaggaacggagggagtagtagttcaTATGCATCATCATTTGTTCTGTAAAGGCAGACTTTTAACCTTTCGAGTCAGATATGCATAAATTAAATTACTTGACACTCTTCTGTTTTGTACATGACGTGTTTGGTGCACCTCTTTTCAGGTACAAGATGGCTCTCACCAGAATCGGTCTTGCCGGCCTCGCCGTCATGGGGCAGAACCTCGCCCTCAACATTGCGGAGAAAGGCTTCCCCATCTCTGTCTACAACAGGACCACCTCCAAGGTCGATGAGACTGTCCAGCGCGCCAAGCTAGAAGGAAACCTTCCTCTCTACGGTTTCCATGACCCTGCGTCCTTCGTCAACTCCATTCAGAAGCCACGTGTCGTCATCATGCTTGTCAAGGCCGGCGCTCCGGTTGACCAGACCATCGCGACGCTCGCGGCGCACCTGGAGCAGGGCGACTGCATCGTTGACGGAGGAAACGAGTGGTATGAGAACACGGAAAGGAGGGAGAAGGCCATGGAGGAGCGTGGGCTCCTCTACCTCGGGATGGGTGTTTCCGGGGGTGAGGAGGGTGCCCGCCATGGCCCCTCCATGATGCCTGGAGGCTCATTGGAGGCGTACCAGTACATTGAAGACATTCTTCTCAAGGTGTCTGCTCAGGTCCCTGACAGCGGCCCCTGTGTCACATACATTGGGAAGGGTGGATCTGGAAACTTTGTCAAGATGGTTCACAATGGTATTGAGTACGGTGACATGCAGCTGATCGCTGAGGCGTATGACGTTCTCAAGTCGGTTGGCAAGCTCACAAACGGTGAGCTGCAGCAGGTTTTCGCCGAGTGGAACAAGGGTGAGCTCCTCAGTTTCTTGGTGGAGATCACTGCTGATATATTCAGCATCAAGGATGACCAGGGTGAAGGCTACTTGGTCGACAAGGTCCTGGACAAGACCGGGATGAAGGGAACCGGGAAGTGGACAGTGCAGCAAGCTGCTGAGCTCTCTGTGGCTGCTCCTACCATTGAGGCGTCCTTGGACTCCAGGTTCCTCAG from Triticum aestivum cultivar Chinese Spring chromosome 4A, IWGSC CS RefSeq v2.1, whole genome shotgun sequence harbors:
- the LOC123088402 gene encoding 6-phosphogluconate dehydrogenase, decarboxylating 1, with product MALTRIGLAGLAVMGQNLALNIAEKGFPISVYNRTTSKVDETVQRAKLEGNLPLYGFHDPASFVNSIQKPRVVIMLVKAGAPVDQTIATLAAHLEQGDCIVDGGNEWYENTERREKAMEERGLLYLGMGVSGGEEGARHGPSMMPGGSLEAYQYIEDILLKVSAQVPDSGPCVTYIGKGGSGNFVKMVHNGIEYGDMQLIAEAYDVLKSVGKLTNGELQQVFAEWNKGELLSFLVEITADIFSIKDDQGEGYLVDKVLDKTGMKGTGKWTVQQAAELSVAAPTIEASLDSRFLSGLKDERVAASKIFQGDYSSGETVDKAQLIEDVRKALYASKICSYAQGMNIIKAKSTEKGWGLNLGELARIWKGGCIIRASFLDRIKKAYDRNGELANLLIDPEFAQEIMDRQAAWRRVVCLAINNGVSTPGMSASLAYFDSYRRDRLPANLVQAQRDYFGAHTYERVDMPGSFHTEWYKIANSKI